The DNA window TTTCTTCGTCGTTGCCCATTTTATAAGCACCAAAACTTTCTCCCATATCACAGTTTAAATCCACTTTAAAAGTCATTTCCATTCCTCCTGTTTTAATCGGATTGAGGCTTTTATTTCACGAATGTGTTGTTCTTGTTCAATATAACGTTGTTGTGCATCGGCTAAAGAAATTTCCTTAAAGCGTAAACCTTGTCCTTGCTTTAATTGAGCAATAAGCGGCAAGTCGATAGATGCAACTTGGCCGATTTTGGGATAACCGCCAGTCGTTTGGCGATCGGCCATTAAAACAATCGGATTGCCATCACTCGGCACTTGAACAGAACCAAAAGCGACCGCTTCTGAAATCAATTCAGTTGGATTTTCTAACGACAAATTCGGACCATTTAACCGGTACCCCATGCGGTCAGAGTTGCCGGATACATGGAAAGCTTCCGTGAAAATCCGTTCTTTACTAGAATCATTAAACAACTCGAATTGCTTTCCTTTAATCATCCGGATCATCGGTTCTTCAAAATAACGCACAGGCGGAATTAGCCAATCAAATCCATTATCGCTGTTTCGTTCTAAAGCTTTACGTTGTATTGGCGTTGTCTCGCCAGTATGTATTTCATCGCCTTTAGTTAAAGAACGTCCTTGAAAGCCGCCGATTCCAGCACGTAAATAAGTAGAGCGGCTACCCATTAATTTTTCGACTTGAATCCCACCTGCAACGGCTAAATAACAGCGTGCACCTATGCGAGGCTCACCAAACGTTAGGGTACTATCTTTTTTTACTACGAGCATTCGCCACATTTGAATTGGTGTGCCATCTACTTTGGGGCTTAAATCTCCACCACATAAGGCGATAACCGTATTTTTAGTAAATTGAATTTGAGGTCCAACTAATGAAATTTCAAGCGTTGCCCACTGCTCATCATTCCCGACTAATAAATTAGCTAATCGGTGCGCGACAGGATCCATCACGCCGCTCGCAATAACGCCATATTTTTGAAATCCACTACGTCCTAAGTCTTGAACCGAGGTTTGCAAGCCACCTTTACGTATTTTCAGCATTTGGCTCTTCCTCCCATGCATGATACTCTGTTTCTGAAATTTCCTTAAAAATAATTTTGTCGCCTGCTTGAAGCAAACTCGGGATATCGTCTTCTGGTCGGAACAGTCGAGTCGGTGTTCTCCCGATTAATTGCCAACCACCAGGAGTTTCAATAGGATAAGCACCGGTTTGATTGCCAGCAATGCCGACCGTTCTTTCTGGAATGCGGAGACGTGGTGAATCGCGCCTTGGTGCTGAAATTTTTTCAGACATGCCTCCGATAAACGGAAAGCCTGGAGCAAAGCCAATCATATGTACGGAATAATTACCGGATGTGTGAATATCGATTACTTCACGTGTCGTTAAGTTGTTATGTTGTGCGACAAATTCCAAGTCGGGGCCGAAATCGCCGCCGTAACATACGGGAATTTCAATGGTTCTTGATTTGATCGGGAGGTCTTCACCCAAGTGTTCAAGGAGTTGTTCGATTTCTCTTTTTACGACATCGTATGTTGCGATACATGGATCGTAAAACACAGATACCGTAACAAAGGCTGGAATAACTTCAATCAACCATTTCGGTTGCCGATTTTCTAGAAGGACAGAAAGTTTTCGTACTTGTTTTTCAGTTTCTTCGTCGATTTTATTGCCAAGTTCAACAGCAATCGCCTGGTCACCGAGCGGCGAAAAAAGAGCTTTCATCAACATTCCTCCATATCCAGATAATTCTTACTTATTCATTCTAGTATACGAGTTAGCTAGGTGTACAGGATAGATTAGAAAGGCGCATATTAGGTTTGGACAGTATTTTCTAGGATCTGGACAGTATTATAGCCAATTTGGATAGTATTTTATTGAAATGGACAGTATTTGAACGAACTCCGACAGTATATCCAAATAAATGGAAAAATACATATAAAAAAGCTGCTCAAACGATGAGCAGCTTTCCACGATTATTCTTCAATATCTACTTTTTGAGTTACATCGGCACCGTTGAAGAATTCAGCTGAGATTTCAGCGATTGTGCCGTCTTCTAGCATTTCGTCAATCACACGGTCTACGTTTTCTGCTAGTTCAGAGTTGTCTTTGTTCATCACAACGCCAACTTCAGAAGGGCTGTATTTCAAGTCTGGGTGGATCGTAATTTCTAGCTCTGGAAATGCAGCTAGCGCTAAAGTTTGTAAGTAATAGTCATTTAAAATGACGTCTGTACGCCCGATTGCTACATCGCGCAAGTACGTTTCGTTTGTTGCGTTGTCGTATACTACTTCTTCAGCACCGTATTCACGAGCCATTTCCATATAAACAGAAGTTGAAGCACCTGCAGCTTTTTTGCCTTCTAAATCTTCCAATGTCTCAATGCCTGACAAATCTCCTGAACGCACAATGGCTGTTCCGTAAGAATATTTGATTGGCGTTGAGAAGAGGAAGTTTT is part of the Planococcus sp. PAMC 21323 genome and encodes:
- a CDS encoding biotin-dependent carboxyltransferase family protein, translated to MLKIRKGGLQTSVQDLGRSGFQKYGVIASGVMDPVAHRLANLLVGNDEQWATLEISLVGPQIQFTKNTVIALCGGDLSPKVDGTPIQMWRMLVVKKDSTLTFGEPRIGARCYLAVAGGIQVEKLMGSRSTYLRAGIGGFQGRSLTKGDEIHTGETTPIQRKALERNSDNGFDWLIPPVRYFEEPMIRMIKGKQFELFNDSSKERIFTEAFHVSGNSDRMGYRLNGPNLSLENPTELISEAVAFGSVQVPSDGNPIVLMADRQTTGGYPKIGQVASIDLPLIAQLKQGQGLRFKEISLADAQQRYIEQEQHIREIKASIRLKQEEWK
- the pxpB gene encoding 5-oxoprolinase subunit PxpB, whose protein sequence is MKALFSPLGDQAIAVELGNKIDEETEKQVRKLSVLLENRQPKWLIEVIPAFVTVSVFYDPCIATYDVVKREIEQLLEHLGEDLPIKSRTIEIPVCYGGDFGPDLEFVAQHNNLTTREVIDIHTSGNYSVHMIGFAPGFPFIGGMSEKISAPRRDSPRLRIPERTVGIAGNQTGAYPIETPGGWQLIGRTPTRLFRPEDDIPSLLQAGDKIIFKEISETEYHAWEEEPNAENT
- a CDS encoding transporter substrate-binding domain-containing protein, yielding MKKLYWSKKLSIIASLAVLSLLSACGNDEDTATEDKKSAWDEIQENGSLTVATSGTLFPTSYRSEGSDELTGFEVEVVREIGDRLELEIEFTELGFDEMLTSVQTGQVDLASNDIEITEDRAENFLFSTPIKYSYGTAIVRSGDLSGIETLEDLEGKKAAGASTSVYMEMAREYGAEEVVYDNATNETYLRDVAIGRTDVILNDYYLQTLALAAFPELEITIHPDLKYSPSEVGVVMNKDNSELAENVDRVIDEMLEDGTIAEISAEFFNGADVTQKVDIEE